Below is a genomic region from Acidimicrobiia bacterium.
AAACTCACGGGGTTTCAGCGTGAAGGGGTAGCGCGCATGCTCCGTATTTTAGATCAGCACGGAGGGGTTATCGTTGCCGACGAAGTTGGTTTGGGTAAAACGTTTATGGCCGCCGAGGTGATGCGTCGCGCTACCGACCAAGAACGGCAACGGGTGTTGATAATCGCTCCAGCTGCGTTGAAGGCCTCCATGTGGGAGCCGTTTCTCGACAAGTTCGATATGTCTCGCCGTATCAAAGTTTATTCGTACGCTGAGATTCGAATTAAGTGGCAAGCCGATGAAGAAAACAACACCGGGTTTCGTCAAGAACTCGACGAGTACGCCTTAGTAGTTATTGATGAAGCTCACAATTTGCGTAACCCTGGGGCGCAACAAACCGAGGTCGTAGCGAACCTGTTATCAGGTAAAAACCCCAAACAGGTAGTGCTATTGACCGCTACCCCGGTCAATAACTCGCTGTTTGATTTACAAACCCTGATTCGGTTCTTTATTCACAACGATGCAGCGTTTGCCCAAAACGGCATCCGGTCAATACGTCAATACATTACCGACGCCCAAAAACTAGACCCCGACTCGCTTTCCCCCGAAGCACTCTTTGGCCTTATAGATCAAGTAATGGTGCGCCGCACCCGGCGGTTTATTAAAGAGCATTACCAGGGCGACAAGATCCCCAACAACCAGGGTGTAGAAGTAACCATTGTTTTCCCAGAACCAGTGCTACACCGCTTGGATTACGACTTAGACGAGTTAGGCACCGAACTAGTCAACGACATGGTGTACGCCTTAGAGCAATCTGAGGACGAACTGCGTTACGAAGACCGCCACCACGACGACGGACGGTTGATGCTGTCTCGCTACACCCCGAGCGCTTACTCGTTAGATGGCGAATACCAAGAAGCTTTCCAGTTCGTAAACGCTGGCTTATTGCGCTCCGGGTTGTTGAAACGCCTGGAGTCATCGCCGACTGCGTTGGCTTCAACTCTCGGAAGGTTAATGACCTCACATCGGGCGTTCCTTTCTGGCTTAGAAAACGGTCATGTAGTGGTTGGTGACGCTTTATCTGAATGGACAACCAGCGACGCCGACGAGTTCGACGACTTCCTCGAAGACCTCGATGACAGCAAAACTTGGAACATCGAATCCGCAGACTTGTTTCATGTTGATGCGTTAACCACTGATGTAACCCGTGATCTTGAACTGTTGGGGAGACTAAAAGTTAAAGCCGACCAAGTAAGCCAGGTAACTGACGCTAAAGCGTTACGACTGATTGAACGCCTACGAGAAATCGCTACCGAAGCCCGCTTAGCGTCTCGAGTTGGTTTGTCATCCAGCGACCGGCGTAAAACCGTAGTGTTCTCCACTTTCACTGACACCATTCGCAGCGTTTATCAAGCCGTTGCCGAAGCAATAGAAAATGCTGACCAAGACGACCCGTTGAGCGACTATAAGGGCCGGGTTCCTTCCCCGGTTTCCGGTTCAAGGTCACGAATTGACCAAGACCAGCAGGCCCGGGTGCTAGCCGGGTTCGCCCCCGAAACAGCCGGCACTAGTACCTCTAAAAACCGTTACGACCTGTTGTTCACTACCGATGTTTTGTCTGAGGGAGTNNNNNNNNNNNNNNNNNNNNNNNNNNNNNNNNNNNNNNNNNNNNNNNNNNNGCCGGACGGATCATCAACTACGACCTCCCATGGAACCCCATGCGTATTGTTCAACGCCATGGGCGAATTGACCGCATCGGGTCCAACCATCCACACGTGTTCCTCGACTGTTTCTTCCCGGCTGCCCACCTCGACAAACTACTAAAACTTGAAGAACGACTCCATGGCAAACTCGCTCGAGCTGACGCCGCCATAGGGGTAGGCGAAGTAATCCCCGGTTTCGACGGGTCTGAAGGAAGATCGTTCTACGACAAAAAAGACCAACTACAACGCCTACGAGACGAAGACATCACCGTTCTTTTGGAAGAAGGAGGCGGCAACGCACTCTCTGGCGAAGAATACCGGCACCGTTTACGCAAAGCTACCGAAACCTCCACCCTGGGCCGCGATGTACAAAACCTCCCCTACGGGTCCGGGTCTGGGTTCGTAAGCACCGCAGTACGCACCCACGGGTACTCATTTTGTGCCCGTGTCGGCAACAACGAAAAACCAGTCTTCCGGTTTGTACCCACCGACGAAACCTGGAACCCCCTAACCGTTGTTGTCAATAACGAAACAGTGGTAAAAGTAAACCGCCAAACACTCACCGCACTCTCGGCAGCCGACCCCGGAGCCGAATCAGTTGAACGCCACCTCACCGACGACGCTTACCAAGGAGCGTTCGCCGCCTGGGATGCCGCCCACCACGACATCGCTACCGAATGGAAAGAACTCACCGACCCCGCAGCGTTCGCCCCCGTTATACGCAAAGCCCTACGAACCGCCGCCAACCTCGTCGCTGACTACGGGGCCTTCCTTGGGCAACAAGAACAAGACAGCCTCTTCCAACGACTCCACACTGTGCCGTCCCGCCGAGTAGAAACAGCCATAAGAGAAGTCCTCAACGGTGGCCACACTCCCCGCGAGGCCGTAAAACAGATCGCCACAATTGCCGACGCTGAAAACCTTCAAGTCCCACCACCACCACCAATCATCGAATCAGTGCACCCCGCCGAAATCAACCTCGTGGCCTGGATGGCCATAACCCCAAGCACGCCAAACCCTGATTCACCAAGGAGTACCCAATGAAGATTTCCACCGCCCTGGTAAATATAGATAGCGGCCAACTCGCCCTTCCTGAATTTCAGCGCGGCTATGTCTGGAACCGCAGCCAAGTGCGGTCCCTTATGCAAAGCCTCTACCGAGAAGACCCCGTTGGGACACTGCTCATTTGGACCACCGAAGCCGACCCAAAAAACCTACGCAACGTCAACTCACAAGATCTTGGCACCATCAACCTCCTCCTTGATGGCCAACAACGCATCACCACGCTTTACGGCCTTATCCGAGGCCAAGCACCACCGTTTTTTCAAGGCGACGAGAAAGCCTTTATTGACCTCTACTTCAACGCAAAAACCGAAGTTTTTGAATTCTACGGGCCCATAAAAATGAAAGGAGACCCCACATGGGTTTCCGTAACCGAGGTCTTCGATGGGGACATTGCCGAAATAGCGAAAAAAGCTGCCAAAAACAGCCCTGACGAAGTAATCCATTTCATGGAGCGGCTTTTAAAAATAGATGGGATACAAAAACGTTCCCTCCATGAGGACGTCATTGCCGGCCAAGAACGAACCATCGACGAAGTCGTAGAAATTTTCAACCGCATCAACTCGGGAGGAACCAAACTCTCCGCTGGCGACCTTGCCTTAGCCCGCATATGTGCCGACTGGCCACAAGCTCGGGCAGCCCTCATGAAAATTCAAGCAGAGTGGCAAGAACACGGGTACGACTTCACCCTTGACTGGCTCCTACGCTGCGTAACTGCAGTCGGCACCAACCAAGCTAAATTCCCCGGCCTACGAGATCTCAACGTTGAAGAGTTTGCGAACGCATTAAACGCTTCCGAAAAACACATCGGCTTTCTCCTAAATCTCGTCGGGTCACGTCTTGGCCTTGACCACAACCGGGTACTCGGCGGCCGAGGTGCCTTCGCCGCCTTAGCTTGGCTGGTGCATCAACTAAACGGGGAAGAGAAAGACCAAACAACCCAACAAAAAATTCTCTATTGGTACCTCCACTGCCTCATGTGGGGCCGCTACTCCAGCTCAGTAGAATCCAAACTCCAACGAGACCTTGACGCCA
It encodes:
- a CDS encoding DUF262 domain-containing protein; this translates as MKISTALVNIDSGQLALPEFQRGYVWNRSQVRSLMQSLYREDPVGTLLIWTTEADPKNLRNVNSQDLGTINLLLDGQQRITTLYGLIRGQAPPFFQGDEKAFIDLYFNAKTEVFEFYGPIKMKGDPTWVSVTEVFDGDIAEIAKKAAKNSPDEVIHFMERLLKIDGIQKRSLHEDVIAGQERTIDEVVEIFNRINSGGTKLSAGDLALARICADWPQARAALMKIQAEWQEHGYDFTLDWLLRCVTAVGTNQAKFPGLRDLNVEEFANALNASEKHIGFLLNLVGSRLGLDHNRVLGGRGAFAALAWLVHQLNGEEKDQTTQQKILYWYLHCLMWGRYSSSVESKLQRDLDAMKDNGIDGAIEEMRKWRGDLTVRTSDFDWSTVGARFYPILYLLTRTQNGRDLLTGIGLRENLLGKNSNLHLHHIFPKALLRKAGYDRKEINSLANMCFLTASSNFEISDKDPAEYLPKIAASQPGVLESQWITTDPTLWSIDKFPEFLVDRRERLTKATNQLLDSLYGGQETYQQEISAKMVDAIAVKEEESAEVTEILKVVAEKGIAHPEINSSISHQETDETIATVELVWHTGIQPGLTNPVCFAPGIDAPTLAELSGAGYQVFDSAQKFIWHLETQLNADIDGDNIIGEPSEPQSGT
- a CDS encoding helicase; the protein is MLWELYGDTSADDSIETVMKLTGFQREGVARMLRILDQHGGVIVADEVGLGKTFMAAEVMRRATDQERQRVLIIAPAALKASMWEPFLDKFDMSRRIKVYSYAEIRIKWQADEENNTGFRQELDEYALVVIDEAHNLRNPGAQQTEVVANLLSGKNPKQVVLLTATPVNNSLFDLQTLIRFFIHNDAAFAQNGIRSIRQYITDAQKLDPDSLSPEALFGLIDQVMVRRTRRFIKEHYQGDKIPNNQGVEVTIVFPEPVLHRLDYDLDELGTELVNDMVYALEQSEDELRYEDRHHDDGRLMLSRYTPSAYSLDGEYQEAFQFVNAGLLRSGLLKRLESSPTALASTLGRLMTSHRAFLSGLENGHVVVGDALSEWTTSDADEFDDFLEDLDDSKTWNIESADLFHVDALTTDVTRDLELLGRLKVKADQVSQVTDAKALRLIERLREIATEARLASRVGLSSSDRRKTVVFSTFTDTIRSVYQAVAEAIENADQDDPLSDYKGRVPSPVSGSRSRIDQDQQARVLAGFAPETAGTSTSKNRYDLLFTTDVLSEGV